The following proteins are encoded in a genomic region of Glycine soja cultivar W05 chromosome 17, ASM419377v2, whole genome shotgun sequence:
- the LOC114392205 gene encoding uncharacterized protein LOC114392205 translates to MDCNKEEALRAKDIAEKKMENRDFVGARKIALKAQQLYPDLENIAQMLVVCDVHCSAEQKLYGNEMDWYEILQVEQTAGDAIIKKQYRKFALQLHPDKNNFAGAEAAFKLIGEAQRVLLDREKRSLFDMKLRVPMNKPAMSRFDSTVRNNVRSHSTSSNARQQQQQSRQPAQQQQQNGDRPTFWTVCPFCSVRYQYYKEILNKSLCCQNCKRPFFAYEVNVQSTSSPASNSTQQASDQQKDGLNHGTFKMGAGSHGNSQAEKSNMGPYDKKRPSNVSGKPYGKRKRKQVAESSEGSDSMRTNDSEEDIVAGKDGNSGVENHSTSREGLPRRSTRQKHQVSYKENVKNSDNGFLKPRGDGESHGETTKINDQNGLAPELKEVKQKQHLYSERNEETKTDKGKDAVGGSTQMDGTSEHSPDSTSKAENHPNVYVYPDAEFSDFDKGKNKECFTAGQIWAIYDTSEGMPRFYALIRKVLSPGFRLQIIWFEPHPDCKDEINWVNEEMPVACGKYKLSDIDITEDHLMFSHPVLCEKISRNTFKVYPRKGETWALFKNWDIKWYMDVKSHQLYEYEIVEILTDYVEGEGVYVAYMAKLKGFVSLFLRNINEENKSFQIPPQELFRFSHRVPSFKMTGQEGVGVPAGSYELDPGALSVNLEEIAVPETSDVKVGHSSSGLVNTSPSDRSELLMTSEGDASIPKVNLERSNLARENKDSVDDSDNCCAPPVLSSETIEVPDTQFFDFDAGRALEKFQIGQIWAFYSDEDGLPKYYGQIKKIATSPDLELHVYWLTSCWLPENTINWDDKDILISCGRFEVNKTDDLLSVYSTTSCVSHQVHADAVGKNKNYAIFPRKGEVWALYRKWTNKMKCFEMENCEYDIVEVVEETDLSINVLVLEFVSGYTSVFRGKSNEGSSVNLRIPREELLKFSHQIPAFKLTEEHGNLKGFWELDPGALPMHYYGLK, encoded by the coding sequence ATGGACTGCAATAAAGAAGAGGCCTTAAGGGCCAAGGACATTGCTGAAAAGAAGATGGAAAACAGGGATTTTGTTGGGGCTCGCAAAATTGCTCTAAAGGCTCAGCAGCTGTACCCTGATCTGGAAAATATAGCTCAAATGCTTGTTGTTTGTGATGTGCACTGCTCTGCTGAGCAGAAATTGTATGGTAATGAGATGGATTGGTATGAAATTCTTCAGGTCGAACAGACAGCTGGTGATGCAATAATTAAGAAGCAATATAGGAAGTTTGCTCTCCAACTTCATCCTGACAAAAACAACTTTGCTGGTGCAGAAGCTGCATTTAAGTTGATTGGGGAAGCTCAAAGAGTGCTTTTGGACAGAGAAAAACGTTCTCTCTTTGACATGAAGCTTAGAGTTCCAATGAACAAACCTGCTATGTCACGTTTTGATTCTACAGTGAGGAACAATGTAAGATCCCACTCTACAAGCTCAAATGCTCGGCAGCAACAGCAGCAATCTAGGCAGCCAgcacagcagcagcagcaaaaTGGTGACCGCCCTACTTTTTGGACGGTCTGCCCATTTTGTTCTGTTAGGTATCAATATtacaaagaaattttaaataaatctctTTGCTGTCAAAATTGCAAAAGGCCCTTTTTTGCATATGAAGTGAATGTACAAAGTACATCATCACCAGCATCTAATTCAACTCAGCAAGCTTCTGACCAGCAGAAAGATGGTTTGAATCATGGTACTTTCAAGATGGGTGCTGGATCTCATGGCAATTCACAGGCTGAGAAGTCCAATATGGGGccttatgataaaaaaagaccTAGTAATGTCTCTGGAAAACCATATggaaagaggaagaggaagcagGTGGCTGAATCCAGTGAAGGTTCTGATTCTATGAGAACCAATGATTCTGAAGAAGATATAGTTGCCGGCAAGGATGGTAATTCTGGAGTAGAAAACCATTCAACTTCAAGAGAAGGGCTTCCACGCAGATCTACACGGCAAAAGCATCAAGTTTCCTACAAGGAGAATGTGAAAAACAGTGATAATGGCTTCTTGAAACCACGTGGTGATGGTGAAAGTCATGGTGAGACAACTAAAATAAATGATCAGAATGGTTTAGCTCCTGAACTTAAAGAAGTAAAACAGAAACAACACTTGTATTCTGAAAGAAATGAGGAAACTAAGACAGATAAGGGAAAAGATGCAGTGGGAGGGTCAACACAGATGGATGGAACTTCAGAGCATTCCCCAGATTCAACCTCCAAAGCAGAAAATCATCCAAATGTTTATGTCTATCCTGATGCAGAGTTCAGTGATTTTGACAAGGGCAAGAATAAAGAATGTTTTACTGCTGGGCAGATATGGGCTATTTATGATACATCAGAAGGCATGCCTAGATTCTACGCTTTAATCAGAAAAGTTCTGTCTCCTGGATTCAGGCTGCAGATAATATGGTTTGAACCACATCCAGATTGCAAGGATGAAATCAACTGGGTAAATGAGGAAATGCCTGTTGCTTGTGGGAAATATAAACTTAGTGACATTGACATCACTGAAGATCATCTAATGTTCTCTCATCCCGTTTTGTGTGAAAAAATTAGCCGTAATACTTTTAAAGTGTATCCTAGAAAAGGAGAAACTTGGGCCCTTTTTAAAAATTGGGATATTAAATGGTACATGGATGTGAAATCTCATCAGCTGTATGAATATGAGATTGTTGAAATCTTGACAGATTATGTTGAAGGTGAGGGTGTATATGTTGCATACATGGCTAAGTTGAAAGGTTTTGTAAGTCTCTTCCTTCGAAATattaatgaagaaaataaatcatttcaAATTCCACCACAGGAATTATTTAGATTCTCTCACAGGGTTCCGTCTTTCAAAATGACTGGTCAGGAAGGAGTGGGTGTACCAGCAGGATCTTATGAACTTGATCCTGGAGCTCTGTCAGTGAATCTTGAAGAGATTGCTGTTCCTGAAACTTCAGATGTGAAGGTTGGTCATAGTTCATCTGGCCTTGTGAATACAAGTCCTTCAGATAGATCAGAACTCCTTATGACATCTGAGGGAGATGCATCTATTCCCAAGGTTAATTTGGAAAGAAGCAATTTGGCAAGAGAGAACAAGGATTCTGTTGATGACAGTGATAATTGTTGTGCCCCTCCAGTATTAAGCTCAGAAACCATCGAAGTTCCAGATACTCAATTCTTCGATTTTGATGCTGGGAGGGCCCTTGAAAAGTTTCAGATTGGTCAGATTTGGGCATTTTACAGTGATGAGGATGGATTGCCAAAATATTATGGTCAGATTAAAAAGATTGCGACAAGCCCGGATCTTGAATTGCATGTTTACTGGCTTACTAGCTGCTGGCTACCAGAGAATACCATTAATTGGGATGACAAAGATATTCTTATTTCCTGTGGCAGATTTGAAGTTAATAAAACAGATGATCTTCTCAGTGTTTATAGTACTACCTCTTGTGTTTCACATCAAGTGCATGCTGATGCTGTTGGTAAGAATAAGAATTATGCCATCTTTCCGAGGAAAGGTGAAGTTTGGGCATTATATAGAAAATggacaaataaaatgaaatgtttTGAGATGGAAAATTGCGAGTATGACATAGTTGAAGTTGTTGAAGAAACTGATCTGTCCATAAATGTTTTAGTTCTGGAGTTTGTTAGTGGGTATACTTCAGTTTTCAGGGGCAAATCAAATGAAGGATCATCAGTCAATCTACGAATACCCAGAGAAGAGTTGCTTAAGTTCTCCCACCAAATCCCAGCTTTCAAACTGACAGAAGAGCATGGCAATCTTAAGGGCTTCTGGGAACTTGATCCAGGTGCACTACCAATGCATTATTATGGCTTGAAATGA